Below is a window of Acidobacteriota bacterium DNA.
AGGGCCGCGCCGACGTGATGGCCCAATTCTTCGGGCGGGCCGTCCAGATGTTGCATTGTGACGACAATGCCGAGCACGGCGGCGACGATGCCCAGCCCCGGCAAGGCGTCGGCCAGGCGCGTCAGAATGGCGGGCGCGATGGCGCTCTCTTCGTGATGCGTTTCCAGCTCGGCATCCATGAGTAATTCGAGTTCTTCGGGTTGGGCGGCGCCGTTGACCAGCATTTTCATGGCATCACAAAAAAAATCCACCGCATGATGGTTGGCCATAAAGACGGGATATTTCGAGAAGATGCTGGATTTGTGCGGGTCGTTCACGTCGCCTTCCATCGAGAGCAGGCCGCCTTTTTTGGCATTCACAAAGACATCGTATTGCATGCGCAAGGCTTCGAGGAAAGAGTCTTTGTTGTAGGGCGAGCCTTTGAGCGCCGCCGGGATTTTCGCCCCGAGCACCATCAGCAATTTGAGCGGATTG
It encodes the following:
- the motA gene encoding flagellar motor stator protein MotA is translated as MFIIIGLVVVLGCVLGGYLMVDGPLGVLVQPSEFVVIGGAAIGAVMTANPLKLLMVLGAKIPAALKGSPYNKDSFLEALRMQYDVFVNAKKGGLLSMEGDVNDPHKSSIFSKYPVFMANHHAVDFFCDAMKMLVNGAAQPEELELLMDAELETHHEESAIAPAILTRLADALPGLGIVAAVLGIVVTMQHLDGPPEELGHHVGAALVGTFLGILLSYGVVGPVATNLENLAHEEAKYYACLKAGLLAFANGAAPLTSAEFARKTIFSFDRPSNVEMETKLKEIKPR